A segment of the Kazachstania africana CBS 2517 chromosome 2, complete genome genome:
TCTAATTCTAACAGTTGCAAATATAAATCCTGGGCATCTAAACTCAAGGATGTTTCTATGGTTAACTCGGAAATTATATAAGCTAGTTTTGTCTTAAAATTTTCGTAAATCTTCTTACACCATTGAttaaattttaatatttcCGGACTTGGTGATTTCTGATTCGTTAGATCACCACGATCAAAcaactttttgaaaatttggaacAATGATACAATCAAAAATCTGAATTTGGCTTCGTAAGTATCGTCTTCTTGAAACCTACtttgattttcaattgaaatttcattcaatacaTTCATCAACGTGATAATCGAATTATAATGCGTCTTTTCACCGGAAGTAGTTATCTTCTTGGCGGCagtttttatttcttccaTTGATAAACTCATCTCGAACCCAGTGATGCTAGCCTGAGTGCTTCTATGAATCGCTGTCACTTTGGGATTAATTAACCATCTCATCAAGcaaatccaaaaatttttcatctcatcgacaaagaaaaaaaaaactgaaaaattcagaaaaacaaaaggaTACCCGGACATATGTAATCAAGTTGCCTCATTCGGTAATATATCCTATTTAGGCACTAATAGCTCCAAAAAGGaaatcttgatttttttcgTTTTCCAAGTATTAAGCTAAAAACTATCAGGGCAGAGTTGCTTTTAGGTTATTGATAGTGACAACAGTTGAGCATAGACATTCAGATAAGTACTAATACTGTCATGTCACAAGGAGAAGGAGAATCTGCTGTAGATATTACTGAAACAGTAAGCATGAAAGAGGAAAATGCACCTCCTGTGGTAGGGAAGGATGTAGGAACAAGCGATGCAGATGCTCTCATTCCAGAAGagatagaagaagaagaggagcaggaggaggaggaggaagGTGAGACTAGATGTGTCTGCGGTGAAATTGACCCACCTGATGAGTCTGGGCTGTATATTCAATGTGAATCTTGTAGCGTATGGCAGCATGGATTTTGCGTTGGTATAGTTGGTGGTAGTAAAGATGCTCCCGATAAATATTGGTGTGAATTATGCAAGCCGACGTTACATCATctatatttgaatgatcTAGGAGAGAAAAGATCTATTTACAAACCAGTAcaggaaaagaagagacAGAATAGACGGACTGCAAGAAGTGGGAAGAATGGTGGTGGTAGCGTTGGAGGTGAAAGTAGCAGTGAAAGTAATGGCAGtggcagcagcagcagcagcacTGGTAGCAGTAAAGATACCAATAATATCACCAATGTAGTCAAgggagaagaagaagaaaaacgtTTACAAGATAGGAAAAGAGCAACTTTTTTGGCAAGGGAGGAGAAACAGTATCAAAGAATGTTAGAAAAGGCAATTAAGGAAAGTAGAAGGACGTCTAAACAAGAGGATTTCCCACTCACTGAGGACGCAGAAGCCGATTCTCCTGATACATTGACAGACCCTGTGCACGAGTTACTTGATTCTGAAAAACGTGAAGTTAACGAAAATACCAACCACGAAGACATGGAAGACATTAACGAGGAGGAGGACgaagtagaagaagatcaaGATCAAAAATCTTCCATTAATGAAACTTCAACCAACGCCTCTTCTGACAATTTAGCCTCGGCAAAGAAACCTTCTCCTAATGCTAAAATTACTAAGCCGGCAAGAAGATCGAACAGATCGCACGCCGGCATTTTAGATAGTAGAGCAAGTAGTAGGAGCAGGAGGGGTACAAGGAAAATGGACAATAAAAATAGTTCCATTGCTGACAACGAAATTGATGTAAATAAACCTGTTAAGCCAAGAATTCCTTCTGAGAGGACATCtataaatgaaatgaagAGAAGAACAAAAGCCATTTTGGAGTTCATATCTAGAACTCAGTTGGAAATTAATGACGAtattcaaaacaaaaataaactGACTAAATTtgtagaaaatgatgattttttgaagaagctcGATGTCATATATATCAACTACAGCGAGCATTTAGTACTAATGGATGAAATCAcacaaaaattaattagTTGGGAAgacaaatattcaaattttatatgatatatataaatcatGTTACATATCTTTCAATCTCAAATAAATATGTTTTATCGAAgagaatttaaaaaattttcagttgTTAAAATGGATGTGCCCCCAATAACTATCCTAATCTTATCATCTTTCATTGTCGAATTAAAATCGTTAACTAAtctcaattcttcaagcGTAATCCCTCcgataataaaaattataacATCTTGTATTTGAGCAGTTGCCTGTTTGTttaaaaatggaaattctTCAGTTGACagtttattatttgatagatCAGTCAATATGTTTGATAACTTTGGAATATGTTGCATATATACGTTGTTGGATACATTCGTTTTCTTATATGCATCCATCCTTGTATTGAATTTCTTTGCCAATTCACTAAGcaaatcatctttattAGAACTTGTTGAGGATTCTACTCTTGTCGATCTCTTGTCGTAAAATGATCTAATTTTATGTAAATAATTAATATCCTCAATTGGTAAAaagttcttcaaaatttcgaaAACCTCATTTATCTTTTCCACCTTGTTGTTTGCACCATGAACCTCATCATGTCTGAGTAAATAAATGCATGCAAGTTTCAATTTATAGAAGCGTTCGATAGTTACgtcatttatcaatttgacAAATGCTTGATAGTCTTCATTATTGTCTGGATGCATCATTAGATTTTGTTCCAATTCACTGATATcccaaatttttttttcatttaattgcTTGTCCAGTTCAGTAACGATCGAAATATGCTTTGTGACGTTATTTGATagttttttgaattcaggTAAATgttcaatatattttttaatgtCGTCTATGGTATTGATGGCACTAGTGGATTCAGTTTTCGATTTATAAGAATTTACATAATCTTTTATTCTATCACTCAATTCaccaaaattcaaatacatcgtttcattgaaaaaggtgTCCTGTTTAGAAGATAATGTCACCTTATTTAGATTTGAATCGAATGATGATAAGTCCACAATATTTGCCTTAATTCCAATATATTCCATTATCATTGATTGGTAAGTCCAAGGCTGCAACAATGGTGTATATGGATCATAATCTCTGTCTAAAATTAGTAAAAGTGGATCAATATCACTAGGTGGGAAATCAAATAAAGCTTTATGATTTGCCTTTATTTGGGAATCTAATGATTTCACTAAAGTTAGACTTTTTTTACTATTGCTATCGTATCTTATAAGGGGAGTTTTCTTTAGAGACAATAAAACTGAAAGTAAACTGTTAGTACATTGAGAAAGTTCAGTTTCGCTCCATATGGCTTCATTTATGAAAAGATTCCTGTTTGGGATTTCGAAAGAGaataaatattgatttattgTTTGATAATCCTGGAAAATCTCCTCAACTTTCACTACAGTTTCAAAACTGTCATACTCTGCAATTCTTTCCAATTgtgatttatttattatattattgaagaagatgtgATATTCATAATATTTGGGATTCTCTAATTCTTTACAAAGAAACTCGATACTTTCTTCCGTAGGTTTTATGAAAACCAAGCACTTCAAATGCCTCATTGTATCACGTTGTACATTCTCCACCGTATCTACAAGATAAATCTCATTTTGTAGTAATTTTGATTGCGTAGAAATCATcgatattattgattttgtgTACTTATCCAATAAAAGGACCTTTATCTTAGGAGAAGCATCATTATTGCTGGTGGTTCTGGACTGAGAATTGATTATCCTGTCAATGTAATAGTCACCTACCTCGtataaattcatctttGCCACTTGTCTCTATCAGGAGTTGATATTGCGCAActgttttcaatatcaagtGGTTTTTTTAATACCTACCGAGAATTCCAATATTACATATATGTAGTTCGATAATCGTCTTAAACCACCGTGATAACTCAGTTACTAACACAACTCATAAGAGGTCTCAACATCAATTGTAAGAGTTGGCTGGTCACTATTGGAGGACTGAATGGCATCAAGAGCCCTTCTACTTGTCGTCAATCTCTTGATAtacatcttttttttcttaggTTGCTTAATATCTTATATAACTCAGCATATATCAACGTAATACTGGCAGATCCTTGTGTTTTGGGTATTAGGTGTCAATTGATTGGCTTGGTTGGATAATTAGTGGTTGACATGTCCAACCTTTTATTGAGCGTcgatatttttcatatgTGAAATTTTAACTTCAACTGATAACACTAGAATGTACTATACTGCTGGAAGTTGAGAAACATCTACAGGAAGAATGGTGCAAAGAGGAAGATCTATGGACACTTCTACGGCCACAAGTATCCCACCAAGACGCCAGTTTACAACAAGTTCTCGTACTAAGAGTACTGCAAGTTTCAAAGGATTGCGAAAAGTATTGACCCATGAAAGTTCGACTCTTATGGATTCTCACAGGGCAAAATCAATGGATACTCTCGTAATGAGGAAACTGAACATGAGTGGGTTGAACATGACTTCTCTGGCCAAGGTGAAATCTAATCCTAATACCACTCATAGCATTCTCAGTCCAAAATTGAAGCCTCGAAGAACAAAGAGTACGCATTCTGTGGTCAGTTTGAGAGATAGTAATGATCATGGTGACCTTTACAAGTCTGACAGCTCGACTGATGAAGAGGTGGAATATTTCACGgaggatgaagatattcaaAAGGAGGAACCAGAACAAAAAGGTGAAGGGAAGCAAGTTGCAAGTCAGAATAAAAGCGTAGAACCACTGAGTTACAAGCCTCCTTCAGAACTAATATCGCATGATGCAGAAAATGGTGACAGAAGTACTACTCAGATCGATCAGACAGTTGGGCATGAACAAGAAGACGATAAGATAAATCACTCAAACATAATGCACGATGATAGTCCGCATAAGTTAACGAGACAGGACAATAATCGAATTAGTGCCACTGTAGCAAGTAATATCTCAAATGGCAGTGATCAGTACATCCCTGATGTAATATTATCTCAATCCACTGGGAtcgaaaagaaatttgaaaatccatcatctattcaaaattctttatCGAACGAATTGCACACCAATAATAAGAAGACTCAGAGTAGTTACAATCCTGTggaattaaataatgaacCTGCTGGCAGTACTGATAAGAGtaacaaaaataaaggTACAGTCTTCTCAAAGTCTCATTCAAGCTTAAGCAACTTTCTACAAAAGAACAACTTGCACCAATCAACGAATCACAATGTTGCGCCAAAGGAAACAAACATCTCTAACACATCACATTTAAATAGCTTATTTCATAGTAGGAAAGCTTTTGATTCAAGGGCTAGTAGAGCGCAAGGGGacattaataattttacaacatttttgaaaagtaacaataataacataGTTAGTGATGATAGAGACTCAAGGACACAGAAAAAGTTGTGGTTACAGAGAGAAAACTCCTTATTGGATTTAAATCTCAGTAACGATTATGATCTTATCAGTAATACTAGCATCGAGTCTAAAAGAATATTCGAAAAAATATCGCATGAATACACAAATGTTAGAAGGTTCTACAATCCTATAGAGAGTTCTTTGCTACGGTTCAACAAATCTGAAGGAAACCACATACAGCCAAGTTCATTTAGTAGTTCTGCGTTCAAAATAAAGGAGTTTCTTCCGACTAACAACAGCAAGAATAATTTACAGAGAGTTCTTTCTTCGATATGgaaaaatgaattagatGCCTTCAATATGGACTTAGCAAGACAAccacaacaacagcaacagcaatcacagcagcaacagcagcagcaagcgcaacagcaacaacgACAGgaacagcagcaacagcaacaaaGACatcaatcaaaatttggtaaacCCAATTCCTCTATACAACCAACCACTAGAGCTGTTAACAAACGTTTTGAAAACCAAAGATAAGCTGTCGATAGTTTCGAGTGTGGGTCAAGCCAAAACGGTTAGCTATGGACGGTAGTTATTATTGTAGGAGGCTATATATTAGCAAGGAGCAAATCCTGCCAATAGAAATGGCAGGAAAGACTTTATCAAAGAGAGGATGGACCTTTGCGTAAAGTTGCGTTACATAAGCGGTGTCTATTTAGATGGAGTCCGTCACTTCAGTCACACCTTGTAGCATTTTATTTATGTATTGGCTTTAGAAAGTTATATAAATCCGATGCTCATCgaaaaactgaaaaaattttcacatACAAATGAGGCCATTCACATGTCAAATTTTAAGCAATTATCACACATTGGGCCATCACTTTGCGTGAAATTTTACAATGATACCATACTGCTTGCCGCAGTAGGCCCTTTCATCCATGTTTATGAGTTTAGGTCGGATAAGTTAATCAACAAGTGCCGCATAtttcataataataaaattcatGGTTTCGACATTAGCCAAGAAAAATGCGTACTCTACGGTGGTAAATCCGTCTCTATTATTTCTATTTCTGATCTTCTCAATCAGattgatttgaaacatACGGAGCTGTATGTTCCTGAATGGGTTGTCGCATGTACTTTAgcaaatgataatgaaaattgttACGTTTTGACGTGCTACAATCAAGTACTTATTCTTAACCCAAATGGTGTTGTACTGCACACTAAAAAATTACTGAATGAACGTTCCATCTTATATTCTGGTTCAATTAAGGTTTTGGATGATCGCGTAGTTGTAAATGCCGGGACCGTCATGGGAGGTATACTAATTTGGGACTTATTCAGTGAACAAAAGATCCACAATTTGAAAGGTCATGTAGGTTCAATCTTCTACGTCACGGTTAGCGATGACGGTAAGTATGTTGCAAGTTGTTCAGATGATAGATCCATCAGACTATGGAATTTAGAAAACGGTCAAGAAGTTTCCATTGGCTGGGGTCATACTGCTAGAATAtggaatttgaaatttttcaacaacaATATGAACTTGATTTCTGTTGGTGAAGATTGTACATGTCGTACTTGGGATATTTCTTCTGAAAGTGAATTAATTACGAAAAATGTTTACGAAGTACATTtaacaaaaaattgttggaGTTGCGATGTTCAAGAGGAGCTCATGATTGCAGCTACCGCTGGTAATGACGgaagaataaaattgattgatatGAACAAAGCATCGAGATACGGCAACGAATTACAGTCATTTACTTTACAAAGCATTGGAGAAACATTAGAGATTAAGTTTGAGAAGAACGAAATAATTAAGGGCTTTCATTGGTTTAGTTTTGGGCTTATTGCTATAACATCATTaggaaaaataataaaatatgttgAATGTACCCAATCCTGGAATCTAATTGTCGTCAATGAAGATCTTGCGTCGTATTCAAATACTATTGGTATAGATAAtaccattattttttctaacAATAAGGGTTATGTATTGTTATTGGCGTTCAGTGATGATGGAAGATCGATTATTATGCAAAAGGAGCTTCATACTGATTATTTATCTAAAGTCACCAATTGTATGTGTGTGAAATTTGATgagaattatttgataacATTGGAATCACCAAATCcaaatgataatttcattGCCTTAGAGATTGAACCAGTATCCTTGGAAATTAAAAGAACTTTCAAGTTCAATAAACCTGgaaattttgtttcatcCTGTTTGGAAGTTGttaatcaaaattatctgCTGGTGGGTTCAAGATTTAGCACAGTTGCTATTTTTAACTTAA
Coding sequences within it:
- the TCO89 gene encoding Tco89p (similar to Saccharomyces cerevisiae TCO89 (YPL180W); ancestral locus Anc_6.175), translating into MVQRGRSMDTSTATSIPPRRQFTTSSRTKSTASFKGLRKVLTHESSTLMDSHRAKSMDTLVMRKLNMSGLNMTSLAKVKSNPNTTHSILSPKLKPRRTKSTHSVVSLRDSNDHGDLYKSDSSTDEEVEYFTEDEDIQKEEPEQKGEGKQVASQNKSVEPLSYKPPSELISHDAENGDRSTTQIDQTVGHEQEDDKINHSNIMHDDSPHKLTRQDNNRISATVASNISNGSDQYIPDVILSQSTGIEKKFENPSSIQNSLSNELHTNNKKTQSSYNPVELNNEPAGSTDKSNKNKGTVFSKSHSSLSNFLQKNNLHQSTNHNVAPKETNISNTSHLNSLFHSRKAFDSRASRAQGDINNFTTFLKSNNNNIVSDDRDSRTQKKLWLQRENSLLDLNLSNDYDLISNTSIESKRIFEKISHEYTNVRRFYNPIESSLLRFNKSEGNHIQPSSFSSSAFKIKEFLPTNNSKNNLQRVLSSIWKNELDAFNMDLARQPQQQQQQSQQQQQQQAQQQQRQEQQQQQQRHQSKFGKPNSSIQPTTRAVNKRFENQR
- the CTI6 gene encoding Cti6p (similar to Saccharomyces cerevisiae CTI6 (YPL181W); ancestral locus Anc_6.173), which encodes MSQGEGESAVDITETVSMKEENAPPVVGKDVGTSDADALIPEEIEEEEEQEEEEEGETRCVCGEIDPPDESGLYIQCESCSVWQHGFCVGIVGGSKDAPDKYWCELCKPTLHHLYLNDLGEKRSIYKPVQEKKRQNRRTARSGKNGGGSVGGESSSESNGSGSSSSSTGSSKDTNNITNVVKGEEEEKRLQDRKRATFLAREEKQYQRMLEKAIKESRRTSKQEDFPLTEDAEADSPDTLTDPVHELLDSEKREVNENTNHEDMEDINEEEDEVEEDQDQKSSINETSTNASSDNLASAKKPSPNAKITKPARRSNRSHAGILDSRASSRSRRGTRKMDNKNSSIADNEIDVNKPVKPRIPSERTSINEMKRRTKAILEFISRTQLEINDDIQNKNKLTKFVENDDFLKKLDVIYINYSEHLVLMDEITQKLISWEDKYSNFI
- the VPS45 gene encoding Vps45p (similar to Saccharomyces cerevisiae VPS45 (YGL095C); ancestral locus Anc_6.174), giving the protein MNLYEVGDYYIDRIINSQSRTTSNNDASPKIKVLLLDKYTKSIISMISTQSKLLQNEIYLVDTVENVQRDTMRHLKCLVFIKPTEESIEFLCKELENPKYYEYHIFFNNIINKSQLERIAEYDSFETVVKVEEIFQDYQTINQYLFSFEIPNRNLFINEAIWSETELSQCTNSLLSVLLSLKKTPLIRYDSNSKKSLTLVKSLDSQIKANHKALFDFPPSDIDPLLLILDRDYDPYTPLLQPWTYQSMIMEYIGIKANIVDLSSFDSNLNKVTLSSKQDTFFNETMYLNFGELSDRIKDYVNSYKSKTESTSAINTIDDIKKYIEHLPEFKKLSNNVTKHISIVTELDKQLNEKKIWDISELEQNLMMHPDNNEDYQAFVKLINDVTIERFYKLKLACIYLLRHDEVHGANNKVEKINEVFEILKNFLPIEDINYLHKIRSFYDKRSTRVESSTSSNKDDLLSELAKKFNTRMDAYKKTNVSNNVYMQHIPKLSNILTDLSNNKLSTEEFPFLNKQATAQIQDVIIFIIGGITLEELRLVNDFNSTMKDDKIRIVIGGTSILTTENFLNSLR